In a genomic window of Meleagris gallopavo isolate NT-WF06-2002-E0010 breed Aviagen turkey brand Nicholas breeding stock chromosome 1, Turkey_5.1, whole genome shotgun sequence:
- the LRRC58 gene encoding leucine-rich repeat-containing protein 58, producing MRTRFLDKALRVAAAARAGQTDRGRAARTTVLLEFLYLGGNFITSIPPELANLPSLSSLVLCDNKIQSIPPQLAQLHSLRSLSLHNNLLTYLPREILNLVHLEELSLRGNPLVVRFVRDLTYNPPSLQELAGRTIKTRNVPYAPSDLPENLVRYLSLASNCPNPKCGGVYFDSCVRQIKFVDFCGKYRIPLMHYLCSPECSSPCSSASQSSTSQSESDSEDEASVAARRMQKVLLG from the exons ATGCGGACGCGGTTCCTAGACAAGGCGCTCCGTGTGGCTGCCGCTGCCAGAGCAGGCCAGACCGACCGGGGGCGGGCTGCAAGGACGACTGTGCT tttggAATTTCTGTACCTTGGAGGGAATTTCATTACTTCAATTCCACCTGAGTTAGCAAACCTGCCTTCTCTAAGCTCTCTAGTGCTATGTGACAACAAGATTCAGAGCATTCCACCTCAGCTGGCACA GCTGCACTCCCTGCGTTCCCTCAGCCTGCACAACAACCTCCTGACTTACCTCCCTCGAGAGATTCTTAACCTGGTTCACCTGGAGGAGCTGAGTTTGCGAGGGAACCCGCTGGTGGTTCGCTTCGTCCGTGACCTGACCTACAACCCCCCAAGCCTTCAGGAATTGGCAGGACGCACAATTAAAACTCGCAATGTTCCCTACGCTCCCAGTGATCTCCCAGAGAATCTTGTCCGCTATCTGAGCTTGGCCAGCAACTGTCCCAACCCTAAATGCGGGG GTGTCTACTTTGACAGCTGTGTCAGACAAATCAAGTTTGTTGACTTCTGTGGGAAGTACCGCATCCCGCTGATGCACTACCTGTGCTCCCCGGAATGCTCCTcgccctgcagctctgcctcccaGAGCTCCACTTCCCAGAGTGAGTCTGACTCCGAGGACGAAGCCAGCGTTGCTGCACGCAGGATGCAGAAAGTCCTTCTGGGATAA
- the FSTL1 gene encoding follistatin-related protein 1, with translation FYVLQEEPRSKSKICANVFCGAGRECAVTEKGEPTCLCIEQCKPHKRPVCGSNGKTYLNHCELHRDACLTGSKIQVDYDGHCKEKKSENPAASPVVCYQSDRDELRRRVIQWLEAEIIPDGWFSKGSNYSEVLDKYFKNFDDGDSRLDSTEFLKFVEQNETAVNITTYVDQETNKLLRGLCIDALIELSDENADWKLSFNEFLKCLSPSFNPPEKKCALEDETYEDGAETQVECNRCVCACGNWVCTAMTCEGKNEKMTAHRQQPGQDLTEEELARYVQELQKHQETAEKTKKMSTKEM, from the exons TTTTATGTCTTGCAGGAAGAGCCAAGGAGCAAATCCAAAATCTGTGCCAATGTTTTCTGCGGAGCTGGGCGGGAATGTGCAGTGACAGAGAAGGGAGAGCCAACCTGCCTCTGCATTGAG CAATGCAAACCTCACAAGAGGCCTGTGTGTGGTAGCAATGGCAAGACCTACCTGAACCATTGTGAGCTGCACCGAGATGCCTGCCTCACTGGCTCCAAGATCCAAGTGGATTACGATGGCCATTGTAAAG AGAAGAAGTCTGAGAATCCAGCTGCGAGTCCAG TTGTCTGTTACCAGTCGGACAGGGATGAGCTTCGTCGCCGTGTCATCCAGTGGCTAGAAGCAGAAATTATCCCAGACGGCTGGTTTTCCAAGGGCAGCAATTATAGTGAAGTCCTGGACAAGTACTTCAAG AACTTTGATGATGGCGATTCTCGCCTGGACTCTACCGAATTCCTGAAATTTGTGGAGCAGAACGAGACTGCTGTCAACATCACAACCTACGTGGACCAGGAGACCAACAAGCTGCTCag GGGACTCTGCATAGATGCCCTCATCGAGCTGTCAGATGAAAACGCTGACTGGAAGCTCAGCTTCAATGAATTTCTCAAGTGCCTCAGCCCATCCTTCAATCCACCGGAGAAAA AGTGTGCCCTGGAAGATGAAACCTATGAGGATGGAGCAGAGACCCAGGTGGAGTGCAACCGCTGCGTCTGTGCCTGTGGGAACTGGGTGTGCACTGCAATGACTTGTGAAG GGAAGAATGAGAAGATGACAGCTCACAGACAACAACCTGGTCAAGATTTGACTGAGGAGGAGCTAGCTAGATATGTTCAGGAGCTGCAAAAGCATCAG GAGACGGCTGAGAAGACCAAGAAGATGAGCACCAAGGAGATGTAA